GCCTGCCGGGCGAAGCCAGCGATTTTGCGCTGGATGACCAATATCGCCTGAGCAAACTGACCTACCAGCAAGGCGGTCAAACCTGGAAAGTGGATTACCAGAGCTACAGCACCGAGGTGCAGCCGACGCTGCCGAACCGTTTGGAGCTGCAGCAGGGCGACCAACGCATCAAGCTGAAAATGGATAACTGGACGCTCAAATGATCCGCCAGTGGCCCTCCCCCGCGAAGCTCAACCTGTTTCTGTACATCACCGGCCGTCGTGAAGACGGCTATCACCTGCTGCAGACGCTGTTCCAGTTTTTGGACTACGGCGACACCCTGACCATTGACCCGTGCCAGGACGATCGCATTAACCTGCTGACGCCGGTCGACGGCGTGCCGGACGAGCAGAACCTGATCGTGCGCGCCGCCCGCCTGCTGCAGCGCTATTGTGATGAACAGGGTCTGCAGACCGCACCGCGCGGCGCCGACATCAGCATCGACAAGCGCCTGCCGATGGGCGGCGGCCTAGGCGGCGGCTCTTCCAACGCCGCCACCGTGCTGGTGGCGCTGAACGAACTGTGGCGCTGCGGCCTTGACGACGACCAACTGGCTGCGTTGGGGCTTAGCCTCGGCGCCGACGTGCCGGTGTTCGTGCGCGGCCACGCCGCCTTCGCCGAAGGCATCGGCGAACGCCTGCTGCCGGCCGAGCCGCCGGAAAAATGGTATCTGGTGGCGCATCCCGGCGTCGGTATCCCGACACCGCTTATCTTCGGCGACCCCGAATTGAAAAGAGACACCCCGGTTCGCTCCTTAAGTGAGCTGTTGCAGGCGCCGTACGCAAATGATTGCGAACCGATCGCAAGAAAACGTTTTCGCGAGGTTGAACAGCTTCTTTCATGGCTGTTAGAATACGCCCCGTCACGCCTGACTGGCACAGGTGCTTGTGTGTTTGCTGAATTCGACACAGAAATCGCCGCCCGTCAGGTGTTAAATCAAGCCCCGGAGTGGTTGTGTGGTTTTGTAGCGCGCGGCGTTAACGTCTCCCCACTACATCGCATTCGTTCCGGGCGGTTTGAGTCGTAGCTCAACGTTTCGCTGCGCAGGGTCATGCACACCTGGCCCTGTTATCCCTGCGCTGCCTGCGATCTCAATTTTAGTTTTACATACCCGTATGTATATTGCGCCGGCGTCGCCGACTGCTCCTTGGCGAGGTCGTATGACAATATCTTCTCTGGACGCAAGCCTGAGGTTCTTCTCGTGCCTGATATGAAGCTTTTTGCTGGTAACGCCACCCCGGAACTAGCACAACGTATTGCCAACCGTTTGTACACCAGCCTTGGTGACGCCGCTGTAGGTCGTTTTAGCGACGGCGAAGTGAGCGTGCAAATCAACGAAAATGTACGCGGCGGTGATATTTTCATCATCCAGTCCACCTGTGCCCCGACCAACGACAACCTGATGGAACTGGTTGTGATGGTCGACGCCCTGCGTCGCGCCTCCGCAGGTCGTATTACCGCCGTTATCCCTTACTTCGGCTATGCCCGCCAGGATCGCCGCGTGCGTTCCGCGCGTGTGCCAATCACCGCCAAGGTGGTTGCCGATTTCCTCTCCAGCGTAGGGGTTGACCGCGTTCTGACGGTGGATCTGCATGCTGAGCAGATTCAAGGCTTCTTCGACGTACCGGTAGACAACGTGTTCGGCAGCCCGATCCTGCTGGAAGACATGCTGCAGCAGAACCTGGAAAACCCGATCGTGGTTTCCCCGGACATCGGCGGCGTCGTGCGCGCCCGCGCTATCGCCAAACTGCTGAACGACACCGACATGGCCATCATCGACAAACGCCGCCCGCGCGCGAACGTTTCTCAGGTGATGCACATCATCGGTGACGTGGCGGGCCGCGACTGCGTGCTGGTCGACGACATGATCGACACCGGCGGCACCTTGTGTAAAGCGGCTGAAGCGTTGAAAGAACGCGGTGCCAAGCGCGTATTCGCCTACGCGACGCACCCGATCTTCTCCGGCAACGCCGTGGACAACATCAAGAACTCGGTGATTGATGAAGTGATCGTCTGCGACACCATTCCGCTGTCGCCGGAAATCAAGGCACTGAAAAACGTTCGCACTCTGACCCTGTCCGGCATGCTGGCTGAAGCCATTCGCCGCATCAGCAACGAAGAGTCGATCTCTGCGATGTTCGAGCATTAATTCGTCGTCTTTCCGGTGCGGCGCCCACTGCGCCGGAAAGATAGCGAGCCCGACAGCAGAAAAGAAAAACCCGTTGGTGCGCGAGCAACAACGGGTTTTCTACTTGTAGTCCGACATGACCTCAAACCTTAATGCACGGCAGATGTTCCCTTGCCCCGCTCTTGCTTCCCTTCTGCTTTTTTAATCAATGCGACGAACGATGTTGATCGTTGCGGCACCGTTTATCAAAGTGTTTTACCCACCAGTAGCGATCCGCCACCTGTTCGCGGCCGCCGATACGCGCGCCCACCAGCCACAACAGCGCGCCGACGAAGATGCTCATGATGGCGCCGTGGGCGAAAAATTGCGGCAGATTGAACTGGGATACTTCAGCAATAATTGAGTATCCGACACCGCCGATCATCACGACCAGCCCCAGTCCCATAAAAAAGTTGCCCACTCTGTCCGCGCTTCTACGTTTCATATGCCACCTCCATGATTGCCATGTGCCAACCGGGATAACGCTGCAACTTGTTAACCCACTTTGATAAGTTAAGTATAGTCCCTGTTGCGGCAAGGGGATTGCGGAGGCGATCACAAATGGTAAAGAATTATTGACACTTCTTAACACAGTGCTGAAAATTAGCGGACAAATTGAATTATTAAGCTAATGAATCATTCATCTTTCTTACCCAGGGTGACGGCAGAGATCGGGTTTTGTCATTCATCGCCCCGACAGGTAGACTAAGGCACTTTCCATTACCCTGATCATAGCGAATCTCCCAGTGAGCAGTATTAAATTGATAGTCGGCCTCGCCAACCCGGGCGCGGAATACGCCCAGACACGCCACAACGCCGGCGCCTGGTACGTCGATCTGCTGGCCCAGCACCACAATCAGCAGTTAAAAGAAGAGAGCAAGTTCTTCGGCTACACCGCCCGTTTGAACCTGGCGGGCAACGACGTGCGCCTGCTGGTGCCGACCACCTTCATGAACCTGAGCGGCAAAGCGGTGCTGGCGATGGCCAACTTCTACCGCATCGAACCCAGCGAGATCCTGGTGGCGCACGACGAGCTGGATCTGCCGCCCGGCGTGGCCAAAATCAAGCTCGGCGGCGGCAACGGTGGCCACAACGGCCTGAAGGACATCCAGAACAAGTTCGGCAACAACCCGAACTTCTACCGCCTGCGCATCGGCATCGGCCATCCGGGCGACAAGAACAAGGTGGTGGGCTTCGTGCTCGGCAAGCCGCCGGCCAGCGAGCAGAAGATGATTGACGAAGCGATCGATGAGTCGCTGCGCTGCACCGAAATGCTGATGAAAGACGGGCTGGAAAAAACCGTTCAGCGCCTGCACAGCTTCAAGGCGCAGGCCTGATCCTTGCCGCAGCGGGCGCCCTGCCCGCTGCCTGCTTTTAGCCGCGCGGGTTGAAGGTTTCCTCGCCCACCCGGCGCTCATCGGCGGTGAAGCCCTCTTCCGCCACGTAATACTGCGGATCGTCCAGCTCATGGCTGCAGAACGGCCCGGCGCGTTTGAGCAGGCGCACGCAGTCAGCGCTCAGGTGTCGCAGACGAATGCTTTTCCCCGCCGCCAGATAACGCGCCGTCAGCTTATCGATAGCCTCCACGCCGCTGGAATCCATCACCCGGGTGCCGGCAAAATCCAGCACCACATTCTGCGCATCGCTCTGCGGATCGAACAGCTCGGCGAAAGCCGCGGCGGAGCCGAAGAACAGCGGGCCATCCAGTTGATACACCGCCACGTCGCCCGTCACCTGCCGCTGGCGCACGCGGATGCGCGCCTGCTGCCAGGCGAACACCAGCGCTGAGATAATCACCCCGCTGATCACCGCCACCGCCAGATCGGTAAAGATAGTGATCAGCGTGACGACGATCATTACCAGCGCGTCGGCTTTCGGCATGCGGCGCAAGCGGCGCAGCGAGCTCCACTCGAAGGTGTTGTAACACACCACCAGCATCACCCCGGCCAGCGCCGCCACCGGCAGCAGGCCGATATAGCGCGACAGGCTGACCACGAACAGAATCAGCAGGATGGCGCCCACCGTGCCGGAGATGCGCCCGCGCCCGCCCGAGGTGAAGTTGATGATCGACTGGCCGATCATCGCGCAGCCGGCGAAGCAGCCGAACAGGCCGCATACCGCGTTACCGGCGCCCTGCGCGATACTCTCGCGATTGCCGTTGCCCTTCTTGCCGCCCATTTCATCCAGCACCGTCATGGTCAGCAGCGATTCAATCAAACCGACCAGGGCGATCACCACCGCGTAGGGCAGCACCACCCGCACCATCTCCAGGGTAAACGGCGCCGTCGGCAGACTAAAGTGCGGCAGCGCGCCGGAAATGTCCGCCAGATCGCCCACCCGCAGCGTGTGCAGGTTGAGGCCAATCGCCAACGCCGAGACCACCAGCAGCGCCGCCAGCGAAGACGGAATGGCTTTGGTGAGGCGCGGGAACAGCACCACCACCGCAATCGCCAGCGCCACCAGGCCGTACATCAGCGGCCCCTGCCCGGCGATCATCTTCAGCTGCGCCAGCATGATGACGATCGCCAGGCCGTTGACGAAGCCGTGGATCGCCGGCAGCGGCACCAGACGAATGAACTTGCCCAGCCGGAAGGCGCCGATCAGGATTTGAATCGCCCCGGCAAACAGCGTGGCCCACAGCACGTAACCCATGCCGTACTGCGCCGCCAGGCTCATCAGCACCACCACAATGGAGCCGGCGGCGCCGGAAACCATGCCCGGTTTGCCGCCGAACAGCGCCGTGACCAGGCCGATAATAAACGCGGTATGCAAGCCGACAATTGGCGAAAGACCGGCGACCAGCGAAAAGCCAACCGCCTCGGGGATCATCGAAACCGCCACCACAAAGCCCGCCAGGACTTCATTTTTAACGTCCGCGATCCTGACGTTACTCAGGTTAAACATGCATTATTCACTTATGACAGATGACATCATCTCCCCGCGTAGCGGGTATGGGGTACCGCAAGGCGCGGCAGAGTGCAGGCGGGCACAGCTCAGGGTGGCGTAGGCAAGAAATACATCCGGCGCGTTTCCTGTCGGTTAATCGAAACGGCCAGTATGGGTAAATGTGATCCAAATCTCAATCAAAAACCGGTCGCCCGCGCTGCGCTCACCCCCGCCAAGCAAGTCTGATCGAGATAAACGCCCATTACGTGTATAATGGCGGCATTATTTTGCCCTTTATGCAGTCGGTTAAACCTAACCAGCTGATAGTTAAGATATTTAAGGTGATTACAACATGGGATTCAAATGCGGTATCGTCGGCCTGCCTAACGTAGGCAA
Above is a window of Serratia nematodiphila DZ0503SBS1 DNA encoding:
- a CDS encoding SulP family inorganic anion transporter, whose translation is MFNLSNVRIADVKNEVLAGFVVAVSMIPEAVGFSLVAGLSPIVGLHTAFIIGLVTALFGGKPGMVSGAAGSIVVVLMSLAAQYGMGYVLWATLFAGAIQILIGAFRLGKFIRLVPLPAIHGFVNGLAIVIMLAQLKMIAGQGPLMYGLVALAIAVVVLFPRLTKAIPSSLAALLVVSALAIGLNLHTLRVGDLADISGALPHFSLPTAPFTLEMVRVVLPYAVVIALVGLIESLLTMTVLDEMGGKKGNGNRESIAQGAGNAVCGLFGCFAGCAMIGQSIINFTSGGRGRISGTVGAILLILFVVSLSRYIGLLPVAALAGVMLVVCYNTFEWSSLRRLRRMPKADALVMIVVTLITIFTDLAVAVISGVIISALVFAWQQARIRVRQRQVTGDVAVYQLDGPLFFGSAAAFAELFDPQSDAQNVVLDFAGTRVMDSSGVEAIDKLTARYLAAGKSIRLRHLSADCVRLLKRAGPFCSHELDDPQYYVAEEGFTADERRVGEETFNPRG
- the ychH gene encoding stress-induced protein YchH → MKRRSADRVGNFFMGLGLVVMIGGVGYSIIAEVSQFNLPQFFAHGAIMSIFVGALLWLVGARIGGREQVADRYWWVKHFDKRCRNDQHRSSH
- the ispE gene encoding 4-(cytidine 5'-diphospho)-2-C-methyl-D-erythritol kinase — its product is MIRQWPSPAKLNLFLYITGRREDGYHLLQTLFQFLDYGDTLTIDPCQDDRINLLTPVDGVPDEQNLIVRAARLLQRYCDEQGLQTAPRGADISIDKRLPMGGGLGGGSSNAATVLVALNELWRCGLDDDQLAALGLSLGADVPVFVRGHAAFAEGIGERLLPAEPPEKWYLVAHPGVGIPTPLIFGDPELKRDTPVRSLSELLQAPYANDCEPIARKRFREVEQLLSWLLEYAPSRLTGTGACVFAEFDTEIAARQVLNQAPEWLCGFVARGVNVSPLHRIRSGRFES
- the prs gene encoding ribose-phosphate diphosphokinase; its protein translation is MPDMKLFAGNATPELAQRIANRLYTSLGDAAVGRFSDGEVSVQINENVRGGDIFIIQSTCAPTNDNLMELVVMVDALRRASAGRITAVIPYFGYARQDRRVRSARVPITAKVVADFLSSVGVDRVLTVDLHAEQIQGFFDVPVDNVFGSPILLEDMLQQNLENPIVVSPDIGGVVRARAIAKLLNDTDMAIIDKRRPRANVSQVMHIIGDVAGRDCVLVDDMIDTGGTLCKAAEALKERGAKRVFAYATHPIFSGNAVDNIKNSVIDEVIVCDTIPLSPEIKALKNVRTLTLSGMLAEAIRRISNEESISAMFEH
- the pth gene encoding aminoacyl-tRNA hydrolase; the protein is MSSIKLIVGLANPGAEYAQTRHNAGAWYVDLLAQHHNQQLKEESKFFGYTARLNLAGNDVRLLVPTTFMNLSGKAVLAMANFYRIEPSEILVAHDELDLPPGVAKIKLGGGNGGHNGLKDIQNKFGNNPNFYRLRIGIGHPGDKNKVVGFVLGKPPASEQKMIDEAIDESLRCTEMLMKDGLEKTVQRLHSFKAQA